A window of bacterium contains these coding sequences:
- a CDS encoding CPBP family intramembrane metalloprotease codes for MSRKEDKIFSSLLGAQGYFRQSRYLSFALITLSPLWILYELLALQAERNHHAILRNRADVLLKYPVLEYGAAGWIILAVPILLCLIYIYRHEWGRVRITVSSFFYPVIEGATYASVMGLLIHRLIGALSLASPVFQGTSNPVMLAMGAGVYEELLFRGLLYWLPVHLILLRWREHPIYIYLLMAVTSSFFFTLFHYDVFFIRWDYTAVFRLIAGLFYCLLCSVRGLSVAVWSHFLYDFFLIF; via the coding sequence TTGTCCCGAAAAGAAGATAAAATTTTCAGCTCCTTGTTGGGTGCGCAGGGTTATTTTCGCCAATCTCGCTATCTCAGCTTTGCTCTTATCACCCTCTCTCCGCTGTGGATCCTTTACGAGTTGCTGGCGCTGCAGGCGGAGCGGAATCATCATGCTATCCTGCGCAACAGGGCGGATGTTCTGCTCAAATACCCGGTGCTGGAATATGGCGCCGCCGGTTGGATCATTCTGGCGGTTCCGATTCTGCTCTGTCTGATTTACATCTATCGCCACGAGTGGGGCCGGGTGCGGATCACGGTGTCCTCTTTCTTTTATCCGGTCATCGAAGGCGCCACCTACGCCAGCGTCATGGGCTTGTTGATCCACCGTTTGATCGGCGCGCTTTCTCTGGCCTCGCCCGTATTCCAAGGCACCTCGAATCCCGTGATGTTGGCCATGGGCGCGGGCGTATATGAGGAGTTGTTGTTTCGCGGATTATTGTACTGGCTGCCTGTGCATCTGATCCTACTGCGATGGCGGGAGCACCCCATTTATATCTATCTGTTGATGGCCGTGACCTCTTCTTTTTTCTTCACTCTTTTTCATTATGATGTTTTTTTCATCCGCTGGGATTACACCGCCGTGTTCCGGTTGATCGCCGGATTGTTCTACTGTCTCCTCTGTTCGGTCCGTGGATTGAGCGTGGCGGTCTGGTCTCATTTCTTGTACGACTTTTTTCTGATCTTTTAG
- the mltG gene encoding endolytic transglycosylase MltG: MNLKIIRIPIALLLGLLLVLLLLCVAVPVGYMLFWPFSAETQRAEIKIKYGASSEQIAAELKRLRIIRSEQRFKWALFLLDKKYALRAGHFSLPVRASNYTVIKALTEGPQVYTKVTVPEGLRASAVAGIFRRTMEMDSLSFLSLVQDTALIRSLAIPAPSLEGFLLPETYLCTYGMSERQAVTMMVRQFKKAVWDTLQERSQELGFSVSEIVTLAAIVQAEARVESEMPAIASVYHNRLRVGMPLQADPTIQYILADGPRRLLLRDLEIPSPYNTYLYPGLPPGPINNPGKKALLAALYPAESPYLYFVADGTGRHRFSTTLMQHLQAKKGLDALRRQLAREQKGRRTRG; encoded by the coding sequence GTGAATCTGAAGATCATTCGCATTCCCATTGCTTTGTTGCTCGGCCTGCTCCTGGTTCTGCTGCTTCTCTGCGTGGCTGTGCCGGTGGGCTATATGCTGTTCTGGCCGTTCTCCGCAGAGACGCAACGGGCTGAGATTAAAATCAAATACGGCGCCTCCTCAGAGCAGATTGCGGCTGAACTGAAAAGACTGCGAATCATCCGCAGTGAACAGCGCTTCAAATGGGCGTTGTTTCTGCTGGATAAAAAATATGCGCTGCGAGCCGGCCATTTTTCTCTGCCGGTGCGGGCATCCAACTATACGGTCATCAAGGCATTGACTGAAGGTCCGCAGGTGTACACCAAGGTCACGGTGCCCGAAGGTCTGCGCGCCAGCGCGGTGGCTGGGATTTTCAGACGGACCATGGAGATGGATTCCCTTTCCTTTCTGTCCCTGGTGCAGGATACCGCCCTGATTCGATCTCTGGCGATCCCGGCGCCTTCACTGGAGGGTTTTCTGCTGCCTGAGACCTATCTCTGCACTTACGGTATGAGCGAACGCCAGGCTGTAACCATGATGGTGCGGCAGTTCAAGAAGGCGGTCTGGGACACGTTGCAGGAACGGTCTCAGGAATTGGGGTTTTCTGTGTCCGAAATCGTCACTCTGGCCGCCATCGTTCAAGCTGAGGCCAGGGTGGAGAGCGAGATGCCGGCGATCGCCTCGGTATATCACAACCGCCTGCGCGTCGGTATGCCTTTGCAGGCGGATCCGACCATCCAATACATCCTTGCAGACGGTCCGCGCCGTTTGTTGCTGCGGGACCTGGAAATCCCATCGCCATACAACACCTATCTCTATCCCGGGCTGCCGCCCGGGCCCATCAATAATCCAGGCAAAAAGGCCTTACTGGCGGCGCTCTATCCTGCGGAGAGCCCCTATCTCTATTTTGTGGCTGATGGCACTGGGCGCCACCGTTTCTCCACCACTCTGATGCAGCATTTGCAGGCCAAAAAAGGTTTGGACGCTCTGCGGCGCCAGCTGGCCCGTGAGCAGAAGGGGCGGCGCACTCGTGGCTAA